A region from the Streptosporangium sp. NBC_01756 genome encodes:
- a CDS encoding acyltransferase family protein — MTSSEEDIRDGSPAITPGSAKRGRIAGLDGIRGVAAFFVMVHHCWLLSFPGYPAATGPGWLGWLVYGHFAVVVFIVLSGFSLAASPARTAWQLGGVRRFARRRAWRILPPYWAALVFSLVIAWTLVPQPGEGAPTAKSVAVYGLLLQDLFGAPSPNGAFWSIAVEAQLYLVFPLLLLVLRRAGAAVMLAAVIVIVTAIGLLAPGVPLVDMLMRLTPQFAVLFAMGVVAAGVIGAEDHVRRLPWHWMALLAAVPVFAVVVAQGSVWTVGNYFWIDMALGPAVGLLLGAVATGRPAALVRLLDLRPVRSLGSFSYTLYLVHAPIVVVLFQLVVAPHLPAGLPSFLTVLVLAVPVSLLTAWSFAAVFELPFQRHRSWPALRTAARARAARMRAALRPAP, encoded by the coding sequence ATGACGTCCTCCGAAGAGGACATCCGGGACGGCTCGCCCGCCATCACCCCCGGTTCCGCGAAACGCGGCAGGATCGCGGGGCTCGACGGGATCCGCGGTGTGGCGGCCTTTTTCGTCATGGTGCACCACTGCTGGCTGCTGTCCTTTCCCGGGTATCCGGCCGCCACCGGTCCGGGATGGCTCGGCTGGCTGGTGTACGGGCACTTCGCGGTGGTCGTGTTCATCGTCCTGTCCGGCTTCTCGCTGGCCGCCTCCCCCGCCCGGACGGCATGGCAGCTCGGGGGCGTGCGCCGGTTCGCCCGGCGCCGCGCCTGGCGCATCCTCCCGCCGTACTGGGCCGCCCTGGTCTTCAGCCTGGTGATCGCCTGGACGCTGGTCCCCCAGCCGGGGGAGGGGGCGCCCACCGCGAAGTCCGTGGCCGTCTACGGCCTGCTGCTCCAGGACCTGTTCGGTGCGCCGAGTCCCAACGGGGCCTTCTGGTCCATCGCCGTCGAGGCCCAGCTCTACCTGGTCTTCCCGCTCCTGCTGCTGGTCCTCCGCCGGGCGGGCGCGGCCGTGATGCTGGCGGCCGTCATCGTGATCGTGACGGCCATCGGGCTGCTGGCACCCGGCGTGCCCCTGGTGGACATGCTGATGCGGCTGACCCCCCAGTTCGCCGTGCTGTTCGCGATGGGGGTGGTCGCCGCGGGCGTCATCGGCGCCGAAGATCACGTACGGCGGCTGCCGTGGCACTGGATGGCGCTGCTCGCCGCGGTCCCGGTGTTCGCCGTGGTCGTGGCGCAGGGCTCCGTGTGGACAGTGGGAAACTACTTCTGGATCGACATGGCGCTCGGCCCCGCCGTCGGCCTGCTGCTGGGGGCGGTGGCGACGGGCCGGCCGGCGGCGCTGGTACGGCTGCTGGACCTGCGACCGGTCAGGAGCCTGGGTTCCTTCTCCTACACGCTCTACCTGGTCCACGCCCCGATCGTCGTGGTGCTGTTCCAGCTGGTCGTCGCTCCGCACCTGCCGGCCGGGCTTCCGTCGTTCCTGACCGTCCTCGTGCTGGCCGTACCGGTGAGCCTGCTGACGGCCTGGTCGTTCGCCGCGGTCTTCGAGCTTCCCTTCCAGCGTCACCGCAGCTGGCCCGCGCTGCGTACGGCAGCCCGGGCCAGGGCGGCGCGGATGCGCGCGGCCCTGCGCCCCGCGCCGTAA
- a CDS encoding O-antigen ligase family protein yields the protein MTTVPADLVLSVRQRADGATLVCFFVAALMIIPARLVFRVLPLSITPANLVALVATLCWLCAHFTLTLGMAKGRTPVRTALFVFVTAMVATFGYATYGYLPADELKLADHALILLVAGAGLALMVCDGVRGPERLDLVLKAVVVAGAVIAVIGACQFLFDLDLTRYLELPGLRYTSEDGFVSERSDFRRVAATTGHPIEFGVVCAMLLPIAAHYGFQARERGAPALRWWLCSALIGMGLMFSVSRSAVLSLMGVAFVMFLGWPGRRRIQALLVAVGFLAVMRFVAPGLINTFYNLFANAGTDDSVRYRTHDYAVASYEVAKHLWLGRGAGTWYAPKHQVFDNQYLLSAVETGLIGIATVVALFVCGIYSALRARHLSTDPGARDLGLTLAACLVVPLIGAATFDLLSFATVTGLSFLLVGAAGSLLRDAVETARRNRESGTPWRARVGEAARDLIRRPGRAGG from the coding sequence ATGACGACCGTGCCTGCCGACCTCGTCCTTTCGGTCCGTCAGCGTGCCGACGGGGCGACCCTGGTCTGCTTCTTCGTCGCGGCCTTGATGATCATCCCTGCCCGCCTGGTGTTCCGGGTGCTGCCACTGTCGATCACCCCGGCCAACCTCGTCGCCCTCGTCGCCACCCTCTGCTGGCTGTGCGCGCACTTCACGCTCACCCTGGGGATGGCGAAAGGGCGCACCCCGGTGCGCACCGCGCTGTTCGTCTTCGTGACCGCGATGGTGGCGACCTTCGGGTACGCCACCTACGGTTACCTCCCCGCCGACGAGCTCAAACTCGCCGATCACGCCCTGATCCTGCTGGTGGCCGGTGCCGGCCTCGCGCTCATGGTCTGCGACGGGGTCCGCGGCCCCGAGCGCCTGGACCTCGTGCTCAAGGCCGTCGTGGTGGCGGGCGCGGTCATCGCGGTGATCGGGGCCTGCCAGTTCCTGTTCGACCTCGATCTCACCCGCTATCTGGAGCTTCCCGGCCTCCGTTACACCTCCGAGGACGGATTCGTCAGCGAGCGATCCGACTTCCGCCGGGTCGCCGCGACGACCGGCCATCCCATCGAGTTCGGTGTCGTGTGCGCGATGCTCCTCCCGATCGCCGCGCACTACGGGTTCCAGGCCCGCGAGCGCGGTGCGCCGGCCCTGCGGTGGTGGCTGTGCTCGGCTCTGATCGGGATGGGCCTGATGTTCTCGGTCTCCCGGTCGGCGGTGCTGAGCCTGATGGGCGTCGCCTTCGTGATGTTCCTCGGCTGGCCCGGCCGGCGACGGATCCAGGCGCTGCTCGTCGCGGTCGGGTTCCTGGCCGTGATGAGGTTCGTGGCTCCCGGGCTCATCAACACCTTCTACAACCTGTTCGCCAACGCCGGCACCGACGACAGCGTCCGCTACCGCACGCACGACTACGCCGTCGCCAGCTACGAGGTCGCCAAGCATCTGTGGCTGGGGCGCGGGGCCGGCACCTGGTACGCGCCCAAGCACCAGGTCTTCGACAACCAGTACCTTCTCTCCGCGGTGGAGACCGGGCTGATCGGCATCGCGACGGTCGTCGCGCTGTTCGTGTGCGGGATCTACTCGGCCCTGCGGGCCCGCCACCTGAGCACCGACCCCGGCGCCCGTGACCTCGGTCTCACCCTCGCCGCCTGCCTGGTCGTCCCGCTGATCGGGGCGGCGACTTTCGACCTGCTGTCCTTCGCCACCGTCACCGGCCTGTCGTTCCTGCTGGTCGGCGCCGCCGGGTCGCTGCTGCGCGACGCGGTCGAGACGGCCCGGCGGAACCGCGAGTCCGGCACCCCCTGGCGGGCCCGTGTCGGCGAGGCAGCCAGGGACCTGATCCGCCGACCGGGCAGGGCGGGCGGTTAG